In one window of Henckelia pumila isolate YLH828 chromosome 1, ASM3356847v2, whole genome shotgun sequence DNA:
- the LOC140874541 gene encoding ATP-dependent DNA helicase pfh1-like, translated as MKLLSFFAVAACRYFSTEAVPVGKKPYGKRYIFQNKKKFAKTDSKPPKRPLIQWTNEQKKALDAACDGKSVFITGSAGTGKTFLLQHIIKKLKKLHGSSKVYVTAPTGVAACALNGQTLHSFAGIGLGEVDRASLLERVLLDRKACYRWKKVNVLVIDEASMVDAILFENLEHVARSIRVEASVGDNRSWGGLQLIVSGDFFQLPPVLKKKKKGAKEFAFEADCWDSSFDLQMELTKIFRQSDALLIKLLQGMRKGEIDDGDLKLLEGCCSGYEPDPSAVRIFPRVEDVEKVNKTKMKSLNQEIYVYKAQDTGENQWIRQLKSGIAPDELELCVGARVMLTKNINPFRKFVNGATGTVKKFKAVSEEQYQFSDMCSPGSFLPVVALDSGTDLIVEPEIWVILDGDKIVAARRQIPLILSWALSIHKCQGMTLEKLDTNLSRVFDFGMVYVALSRVKSLGGLHLSGLNPKKIKAHPKVLHFYQKFSSEQQEDKKVAAGDKND; from the coding sequence ATGAAATTGCTTTCATTTTTTGCTGTAGCAGCGTGCCGATACTTTAGTACAGAAGCTGTTCCTGTCGGGAAAAAACCCTACGGTAAACGTTACATTTTCCAGAACAAGAAAAAGTTTGCTAAAACTGATTCTAAACCTCCTAAAAGGCCTTTAATTCAGTGGACGAATGAGCAAAAGAAGGCATTGGATGCTGCTTGTGATGGGAAGTCTGTCTTTATTACGGGTTCGGCTGGGACTGGAAAAACTTTTTTACTCCAGCATATAATTAAGAAACTCAAGAAACTACATGGAAGCTCTAAGGTTTATGTGACCGCGCCTACTGGCGTTGCTGCTTGTGCCCTGAATGGGCAAACTCTTCATTCATTTGCTGGGATTGGATTGGGTGAAGTTGACCGTGCAAGTTTGCTGGAGAGGGTTCTTTTGGATAGGAAGGCTTGCTACAGGTGGAAGAAGGTGAACGTGTTGGTTATCGATGAGGCAAGCATGGTTGATGCTATACTTTTCGAAAATCTCGAACATGTTGCAAGGAGCATAAGGGTGGAAGCAAGTGTGGGTGACAACCGAAGTTGGGGTGGATTGCAGCTGATTGTTAGTGGGGACTTCTTCCAGTTACCACCTGTTctcaaaaaaaagaaaaagggaGCGAAGGAGTTTGCTTTTGAGGCTGATTGTTGGGATTCAAGTTTTGATTTGCAAATGGAGCTGACCAAAATTTTCAGGCAATCTGATGCTCTTCTTATAAAATTGCTCCAGGGAATGAGAAAGGGGGAGATTGATGATGGTGATTTGAAGCTTTTGGAAGGGTGTTGCTCGGGATATGAACCGGATCCTTCAGCCGTAAGAATCTTCCCAAGGGTCGAAGACGTTGAGAAGGTGAACAAGACGAAAATGAAAAGCTTAAATCAggaaatttatgtttataaagCTCAAGATACGGGCGAAAACCAATGGATCAGACAGCTTAAGAGTGGGATTGCACCCGATGAGCTCGAACTTTGTGTTGGTGCTAGGGTGATGCTAACGAAAAATATAAATCCTTTCCGTAAATTTGTGAATGGTGCAACGGGTACTGTTAAAAAATTCAAGGCAGTTTCTGAGGAGCAATATCAATTTTCTGATATGTGTAGTCCTGGCAGTTTCTTGCCCGTGGTAGCATTAGACTCTGGGACTGATTTAATTGTTGAGCCCGAGATATGGGTCATTCTGGATGGGGACAAAATTGTTGCTGCAAGACGACAGATCCCTCTCATACTCTCATGGGCTCTAAGCATACACAAGTGTCAGGGAATGACTCTCGAAAAACTTGATACCAATCTCTCGCGAGTCTTTGACTTTGGAATGGTCTATGTTGCTCTCTCCCGTGTGAAGAGCTTGGGGGGACTTCATCTGTCTGGCCTGAATCCCAAGAAAATCAAGGCACATCCAAAGGTTTTGCATTTTTATCAAAAGTTTTCTTCTGAGCAACAGGAGGACAAGAAGGTTGCTGCTGGAGATAAGAATGATTGA